One Dietzia sp. JS16-p6b genomic window carries:
- a CDS encoding TadE/TadG family type IV pilus assembly protein — MTRASSDRGAAALEFALVVPVLLALVLGIIEFGRAYNIQTTLSNAARDGVRVMALENSVTAARTATRNSASTLDLTRATISVTPTSCAATATTPPGTATVTITYPLELLSGFLPIDDFTLTGRGTMRCNG; from the coding sequence ATGACCAGAGCTTCCTCCGACCGCGGAGCCGCGGCCCTGGAGTTCGCTCTGGTCGTGCCGGTCCTCCTCGCTCTCGTCCTGGGAATCATCGAGTTCGGCCGCGCCTACAACATCCAGACCACGCTCTCCAACGCCGCGCGTGACGGGGTGCGGGTCATGGCCCTGGAGAACAGCGTCACCGCGGCGCGGACCGCCACTCGGAACTCCGCCAGCACGCTGGATCTCACCCGGGCGACGATCAGCGTCACCCCCACCAGCTGCGCGGCCACCGCGACCACGCCACCCGGCACGGCCACGGTCACCATCACGTACCCGCTCGAACTGCTCTCCGGGTTCCTCCCGATCGACGACTTCACCCTGACCGGCCGAGGGACCATGCGATGCAACGGCTGA